One genomic window of Quadrisphaera setariae includes the following:
- a CDS encoding MFS transporter, which produces MTSHAGSPARGVAVYGAVLRRPGALVTFAASVLARLPIAMAPLGMVLLVERTSGSYATAGAVTAAFAVGTAAGAPVWGRAMDVRAQARVLAPTVTASAGLLVVLALAAQAGAHAAVLCGVALGAGMAFPPFSAAMRASWRVLLGDPVHRRAGFALDAAAVEALFVLGPLLLSGLLVALPTTGPLLVTAAVLLVGGLAYAATGPARLGPRERTATAGASTTTSTADAATAEPAPSATAPTATAPAQDASAQDASAPAGPGPTALLTSAPLLAVLATGLAMALAFGATDTSLAATARTVLGDDAALGLLFAAIAGGSTLGGLTYGAVAGHHTGARLLPLTLGVFGAGLGVVSLVLAAPGGPSTPLLLAVLFVVGLVIAPSLIIQQALVDAQAPLGRTTEAQAWLSTAVTTGGALGTAAGGAVIEAAGVAAAFGSAAGALGLAVLVALVSQGSWQRAGAGPSHP; this is translated from the coding sequence GTGACGTCGCACGCCGGGTCTCCGGCGCGCGGGGTCGCCGTCTACGGCGCGGTCCTGCGCCGCCCCGGTGCCCTCGTGACGTTCGCCGCCTCCGTGCTGGCGCGGCTCCCCATCGCCATGGCGCCGCTGGGGATGGTGCTCCTCGTGGAGCGCACCTCCGGCTCGTACGCCACGGCGGGGGCGGTGACTGCGGCCTTCGCCGTGGGCACGGCCGCGGGAGCTCCGGTCTGGGGGCGCGCCATGGACGTGCGCGCCCAGGCCCGCGTGCTGGCGCCCACCGTCACCGCGAGCGCCGGGCTGCTCGTCGTGCTGGCGCTGGCTGCTCAGGCGGGCGCGCACGCCGCTGTGCTCTGCGGTGTGGCGCTGGGGGCGGGGATGGCGTTCCCCCCGTTCAGCGCCGCCATGCGCGCCTCGTGGCGGGTGCTCCTGGGGGACCCGGTCCACCGCCGGGCGGGGTTCGCGCTGGACGCCGCCGCGGTGGAGGCGCTGTTCGTGCTCGGTCCGCTGCTGCTGTCCGGGCTGCTGGTGGCGCTGCCCACCACCGGCCCCCTGCTGGTGACGGCGGCGGTGCTGCTGGTCGGCGGGCTGGCGTACGCCGCCACCGGGCCGGCGCGGCTGGGGCCTCGCGAGCGCACCGCCACGGCCGGCGCCAGCACCACGACGAGCACAGCGGACGCCGCGACCGCCGAGCCGGCCCCCTCAGCGACCGCACCCACGGCCACCGCCCCGGCCCAGGACGCGTCGGCCCAGGACGCGTCGGCCCCCGCAGGACCCGGTCCCACCGCGCTCCTGACCTCCGCGCCCCTCCTGGCCGTGCTGGCGACGGGTCTCGCCATGGCGCTGGCCTTCGGCGCGACCGACACGTCCCTGGCCGCCACCGCCCGCACGGTGCTGGGCGACGACGCCGCGCTGGGTCTGCTCTTCGCGGCGATCGCCGGGGGCAGCACCCTGGGCGGGCTCACCTACGGGGCCGTGGCCGGGCACCACACGGGTGCGCGGCTGCTGCCGCTGACCCTGGGCGTCTTCGGGGCGGGTCTGGGGGTGGTGTCCCTCGTGCTGGCCGCCCCCGGCGGGCCATCGACGCCGCTGCTGCTGGCGGTGCTCTTCGTGGTGGGGCTGGTGATCGCCCCGAGCCTCATCATCCAGCAGGCCCTGGTCGACGCCCAGGCACCACTGGGCCGCACCACCGAGGCTCAGGCGTGGCTGTCGACCGCGGTGACCACCGGCGGGGCGCTGGGCACGGCCGCCGGCGGGGCGGTCATCGAGGCGGCCGGCGTGGCCGCCGCGTTCGGCAGCGCCGCCGGGGCGCTGGGCCTCGCCGTGCTGGTGGCGCTGGTCTCCCAGGGGTCCTGGCAGCGCGCCGGCGCCGGTCCCTCGCACCCGTGA
- a CDS encoding ABC transporter permease — MSHQLRVVVVVALLTLREASRRRVVLALAALTALLLALSGWGFWRLAQELTSGEALVASSQVLNLVMFGLSLIAALGTAFLSGPTLAGETESGAALSVLARPVRRWAFLAGKWLGLVVFGGAYVVLAGLALCLVVLATVGYWPPDPVAGLALLAGQTAVLLTLSVLLATVVSPMASGVVSVGLFGAAWIAGVVGGVGSALGNEGVARVGTVSRVVLPTDGLWRGAMHAFQDPSALLAMGQGAEAFPFLSVSSPTPAYLVWAVLWTAMVFGLAAVVFARKDL, encoded by the coding sequence GTGAGCCACCAGCTGCGCGTCGTGGTGGTCGTGGCGCTGCTGACCCTGCGCGAGGCGTCCCGGCGGCGCGTGGTGCTGGCCCTCGCCGCGCTCACCGCGCTGCTGCTGGCGCTGTCGGGCTGGGGCTTCTGGCGCCTCGCGCAGGAGCTCACCAGCGGCGAGGCGCTCGTGGCGTCCTCGCAGGTGCTCAACCTCGTGATGTTCGGGCTCTCGCTCATCGCGGCCCTGGGCACGGCGTTCCTGTCCGGGCCGACGCTGGCGGGCGAGACCGAGTCGGGCGCGGCCCTGTCGGTGCTGGCCCGGCCGGTGCGGCGCTGGGCGTTCCTCGCCGGCAAGTGGCTGGGCCTGGTGGTGTTCGGCGGTGCGTACGTGGTGCTCGCGGGGCTGGCGCTGTGCCTGGTGGTGCTCGCCACCGTCGGGTACTGGCCGCCCGACCCGGTCGCCGGGCTGGCGCTGCTGGCCGGGCAGACCGCCGTGCTGCTGACGCTGTCGGTGCTGCTGGCCACCGTCGTCTCGCCGATGGCCTCCGGCGTGGTGTCGGTGGGCCTGTTCGGTGCGGCGTGGATCGCCGGCGTGGTCGGCGGGGTCGGGTCGGCGCTCGGCAACGAGGGCGTGGCGCGCGTCGGCACCGTCTCGCGCGTGGTGCTGCCCACCGACGGGCTGTGGCGCGGCGCGATGCACGCCTTCCAGGACCCCTCGGCCCTGCTGGCGATGGGCCAGGGCGCCGAGGCGTTCCCGTTCCTGTCCGTCAGCTCCCCGACGCCCGCCTACCTGGTGTGGGCGGTGCTGTGGACGGCGATGGTCTTCGGGCTGGCGGCCGTGGTCTTCGCCCGCAAGGACCTCTGA
- a CDS encoding ABC transporter permease, with product MSATEAGAPPPPPQTPARPAAPGPTSLPPWRRALSSSPAYMFVVLLVLVGVFSLLAPETFPTAANGRNVLTDVAVLLVMAVGTTYVLVAGGFDLSQGSVLVFAGVAAAKTMEALGGQGAGTVLVGVAVGLAAGTAWGLVNGLVITRLGVPALITTLGSTGAALGAAQLLSNGTDVRTVPDALISVAVQRPLTLSWLVWVAALVALVGALVLATTRYGRHTQLIGSNAESARRAGIAVDRHTASLYVLNGALAGLAGLMSLTRFATTTISGHTTDGLQVITGVVLGGTSLFGGVGTVLGTVIGMFIPGVLNNGFVVLNVQAFWQQVAVGVVLVVAVYVDQLKRRRRNAA from the coding sequence GTGAGCGCCACCGAGGCCGGCGCACCGCCGCCTCCTCCTCAGACCCCTGCCCGGCCCGCGGCGCCCGGTCCGACCTCGCTGCCGCCCTGGCGCCGGGCGCTCTCGTCCTCGCCCGCCTACATGTTCGTGGTCCTGCTGGTGCTCGTCGGCGTCTTCTCGCTGCTGGCGCCGGAGACCTTCCCCACGGCCGCCAACGGCCGCAACGTCCTCACCGACGTCGCGGTGCTGCTCGTCATGGCGGTGGGCACCACCTACGTGCTCGTGGCCGGCGGCTTCGACCTGTCCCAGGGGTCGGTGCTGGTCTTCGCCGGCGTCGCCGCCGCGAAGACCATGGAGGCCCTCGGCGGCCAGGGCGCGGGCACCGTGCTCGTCGGGGTGGCCGTCGGCCTGGCCGCCGGCACCGCGTGGGGGCTCGTCAACGGCCTGGTCATCACCAGGCTCGGCGTGCCGGCGCTCATCACCACCCTGGGCTCCACCGGTGCGGCGCTCGGTGCCGCCCAGCTGCTCTCCAACGGCACCGACGTGCGCACCGTCCCCGACGCGCTGATCTCCGTGGCCGTGCAGCGGCCCCTCACCCTCAGCTGGCTGGTGTGGGTGGCCGCCCTCGTCGCGCTCGTCGGCGCCCTGGTGCTCGCCACCACCCGCTACGGGCGCCACACGCAGCTCATCGGCTCCAACGCCGAGTCCGCGCGCCGCGCGGGCATCGCCGTCGACCGGCACACCGCCTCCCTGTACGTGCTCAACGGCGCCCTGGCGGGGCTGGCGGGGCTGATGTCGCTGACGCGCTTCGCCACCACCACCATCAGCGGCCACACCACCGACGGCCTCCAGGTCATCACCGGCGTGGTGCTGGGCGGCACCAGCCTGTTCGGCGGCGTGGGCACGGTCCTGGGCACGGTCATCGGGATGTTCATCCCGGGCGTGCTCAACAACGGCTTCGTCGTGCTCAACGTGCAGGCCTTCTGGCAGCAGGTGGCCGTCGGCGTCGTCCTCGTGGTCGCCGTGTACGTCGACCAGCTCAAGCGCCGTCGCCGCAACGCCGCCTGA
- a CDS encoding ABC transporter ATP-binding protein, translated as MGTAGGSLPDSPAVWCSHLRKRFRRHQAVHDVSLQVGRGEVVGLLGPNGAGKTTVIKMLLGLVTPDDGEVLLLGRPAGDPAARAGVGYLPELFRYQPWLSAAEVLALHVRLSGADVSAAEQRDRLDLVGLGARAADRVGGFSKGMQQRLGLAVALVARPRFVVLDEPTSALDPLGRADVRDVVLGLREQGVAVMLNSHLIGEVERVCDRVVILDRGRVAAAGSMTELLGQQQVRLRLTGLTPAAEQRLARAGAVHRGGDGPDVLTLSVRDDRPGQDDGERVGRVVPELVRDLAALGVDVHAVEPVRVSLEDRLLGILRGAADERAAAERAAGEGVAR; from the coding sequence GTGGGCACCGCGGGCGGGTCCCTGCCGGACTCGCCCGCGGTGTGGTGCTCCCACCTGCGCAAGCGGTTCCGGCGCCACCAGGCCGTGCACGACGTCTCCCTGCAGGTGGGGCGCGGTGAGGTGGTCGGGCTGCTGGGGCCCAACGGCGCCGGCAAGACCACCGTCATCAAGATGCTGCTCGGCCTGGTCACTCCCGACGACGGCGAGGTGCTGCTGCTGGGCCGCCCCGCCGGCGACCCGGCAGCCCGCGCCGGCGTCGGCTACCTGCCCGAGCTGTTCCGCTACCAGCCGTGGCTGTCCGCCGCCGAGGTGCTCGCGCTGCACGTGCGCCTGTCCGGCGCCGACGTCAGCGCCGCCGAGCAGCGCGACCGGCTCGACCTCGTGGGCCTCGGCGCCCGCGCCGCGGACCGGGTCGGCGGGTTCTCCAAGGGCATGCAGCAGCGCCTCGGCCTGGCCGTGGCCCTGGTGGCGCGCCCGCGCTTCGTCGTCCTCGACGAGCCCACCAGCGCCCTCGACCCGCTGGGCCGCGCGGACGTCCGCGACGTGGTGCTGGGCCTGCGCGAGCAGGGGGTGGCGGTGATGCTCAACTCCCACCTCATCGGCGAGGTGGAGCGCGTCTGCGACCGGGTGGTCATCCTCGACCGCGGCCGCGTGGCGGCGGCCGGGTCGATGACCGAGCTGCTCGGCCAGCAGCAGGTGCGCCTGCGGCTCACCGGGCTCACCCCCGCCGCCGAGCAGCGGCTCGCGCGGGCCGGCGCCGTGCACCGCGGGGGAGACGGCCCCGACGTCCTCACGCTCTCGGTGCGCGACGACCGGCCCGGGCAGGACGACGGCGAGCGCGTCGGGCGCGTGGTCCCCGAGCTGGTGCGCGACCTGGCGGCGCTCGGCGTGGACGTGCACGCCGTCGAGCCGGTGCGCGTCAGCCTGGAGGACCGGCTGCTCGGCATCCTGCGCGGTGCCGCTGACGAGCGGGCGGCTGCCGAGCGCGCGGCCGGCGAGGGGGTGGCGCGGTGA
- the purU gene encoding formyltetrahydrofolate deformylase, with amino-acid sequence MTKHYVIALACPDGPGIVHAVTGVLAHLGGNITDSQQFGDPDTGRFHMRVQVSADLDAPALRGAFAPVAQRFGMEWTLDELGRPLRTLVMVSKAGHCLNDLLFRTRAGQLPVDVVAVAGNHRDLEPLAGFYGVPFHHLPVDRSVAAGEPGSLEAAEAALLGLVDSLDVELVVLARYMQILSPELCRALSGRAINIHHSFLPSFKGARPYAQAHVRGVKIIGATAHYVTPDLDEGPIIEQDVHRVDHGMTVAELQSIGQDVEAQVLARAVRWHAEHRVLLDGHRTVVFR; translated from the coding sequence GTGACGAAGCACTACGTGATCGCGCTCGCCTGCCCCGACGGCCCGGGCATCGTGCACGCGGTCACCGGGGTGCTGGCGCACCTGGGCGGCAACATCACCGACAGCCAGCAGTTCGGCGACCCGGACACCGGCCGCTTCCACATGCGCGTGCAGGTCAGCGCGGACCTCGACGCGCCGGCGCTGCGGGGGGCGTTCGCGCCCGTGGCGCAGCGCTTCGGCATGGAGTGGACCCTGGACGAGCTGGGCCGCCCGCTGAGGACGCTGGTGATGGTCTCCAAGGCGGGCCACTGCCTGAACGACCTGCTGTTCCGCACGCGCGCCGGGCAGCTGCCGGTCGACGTCGTCGCCGTGGCCGGCAACCACCGCGACCTCGAGCCGCTGGCGGGCTTCTACGGGGTGCCGTTCCACCACCTGCCGGTGGACAGGTCCGTGGCCGCGGGCGAGCCCGGGTCGCTGGAGGCCGCCGAGGCGGCGCTGCTGGGCCTGGTCGACTCCCTGGACGTGGAGCTGGTGGTGCTGGCGCGGTACATGCAGATCCTGTCGCCGGAGCTGTGCCGGGCGCTGAGCGGACGGGCCATCAACATCCACCACTCGTTCCTGCCCAGCTTCAAGGGCGCGCGCCCGTACGCCCAGGCGCACGTCCGGGGCGTGAAGATCATCGGTGCGACGGCGCACTACGTGACGCCGGACCTCGACGAGGGGCCGATCATCGAGCAGGACGTGCACCGCGTCGACCACGGCATGACCGTGGCCGAGCTGCAGTCCATCGGGCAGGACGTCGAGGCGCAGGTGCTCGCCAGGGCGGTCCGCTGGCACGCCGAGCACCGGGTGCTGCTGGACGGGCACCGCACGGTCGTCTTCCGCTGA
- a CDS encoding putative quinol monooxygenase — protein sequence MPSTVTSLLELTLTPEAAADPASAHAVVSQVLEATRAFDGCLGCDVLVDVDDPAHLVVLERWESLEHDDAYRAWRRTPEGASRLGEVLAGPPRLTRSTTAEGV from the coding sequence GTGCCCTCCACCGTGACGTCCCTGCTCGAGCTCACCCTGACCCCCGAGGCCGCCGCCGACCCGGCGTCCGCCCACGCGGTGGTCTCCCAGGTCCTCGAGGCCACCCGCGCCTTCGACGGCTGCCTGGGCTGCGACGTCCTGGTGGACGTCGACGACCCGGCGCACCTCGTGGTGCTCGAGCGCTGGGAGTCGCTCGAGCACGACGACGCCTACCGGGCGTGGCGGCGCACCCCGGAGGGCGCCTCGCGGCTCGGCGAGGTGCTCGCCGGCCCGCCGCGCCTGACCCGCTCCACCACGGCCGAGGGCGTCTGA
- a CDS encoding MFS transporter yields the protein MPEPLRTTRASPLPVLALAAVVLVGLNVRGPLAALPPVAAELRADLAVSAGAVGLLTTLPVLCFGAAAPLGSWVVARWGLRAAVMACLGGVLLGTLVRSAGGYPAALAGTVVVGLAITVGNIALPVLIAEDFPAAVGLVTALYAAAFNVGSALTTALTPVLAQPLGWRAATAAWSVLAVVAAVVVVVAHRRTRGGAGSRSAVGATARATGGGGPEPRHPVPVHRRGSTWLLVAAFGGQSFSYYGTTAWLPELLADRLGADPGAAGASAAVFQVGAIAGAFGVPAVLRATGRPRVALWLVCAGWATLPLGLLLAPQLWWLWAAVAGAAQGGGITVVLVAAVARGREVRAGRTGGAAEVRAATTLVQGGGYLLGALGPVLVGSAHDATGGWTAPLLVLLGSVAVLLVAGTAGVPRREPGRV from the coding sequence GTGCCAGAGCCCCTCCGGACGACCCGCGCCTCGCCCCTGCCGGTGCTCGCGCTGGCCGCCGTCGTCCTCGTGGGGCTCAACGTCCGCGGCCCTCTGGCCGCGCTGCCGCCCGTGGCCGCCGAGCTGCGCGCCGACCTCGCCGTCAGCGCCGGCGCCGTCGGGCTGCTCACCACGCTCCCGGTGCTCTGCTTCGGCGCCGCGGCGCCGCTGGGGTCGTGGGTGGTGGCGCGCTGGGGCCTGCGCGCCGCCGTGATGGCCTGCCTGGGCGGGGTGCTCCTCGGCACGCTCGTGCGCTCCGCCGGCGGCTACCCCGCCGCGCTGGCGGGCACCGTGGTGGTGGGCCTGGCCATCACCGTGGGCAACATCGCCCTCCCCGTGCTCATCGCCGAGGACTTCCCCGCGGCGGTGGGCCTGGTCACGGCCCTGTACGCCGCGGCGTTCAACGTGGGCAGCGCGCTGACGACGGCGCTGACGCCCGTGCTGGCCCAGCCGCTCGGCTGGCGCGCCGCCACCGCGGCGTGGTCGGTGCTGGCCGTGGTCGCCGCCGTCGTCGTGGTGGTGGCCCACCGCCGCACGCGCGGCGGCGCGGGCAGCCGCTCCGCCGTCGGCGCCACCGCCCGTGCCACCGGCGGAGGCGGCCCGGAGCCGAGGCACCCCGTCCCCGTGCACCGCCGGGGCAGCACCTGGCTGCTGGTGGCCGCCTTCGGCGGCCAGTCGTTCTCCTACTACGGCACCACCGCGTGGCTGCCCGAGCTGCTGGCCGACAGGCTCGGCGCCGACCCGGGCGCCGCCGGAGCCAGCGCCGCCGTCTTCCAGGTCGGGGCGATCGCCGGGGCGTTCGGGGTGCCTGCGGTGCTGCGCGCCACCGGCCGCCCGCGGGTGGCGCTGTGGCTCGTGTGCGCCGGGTGGGCCACCCTGCCCCTCGGGCTGCTGCTGGCGCCGCAGCTGTGGTGGCTCTGGGCGGCCGTCGCGGGCGCCGCGCAGGGCGGCGGCATCACCGTGGTGCTGGTGGCCGCCGTCGCGCGCGGGCGCGAGGTCCGCGCGGGCCGGACCGGGGGAGCCGCCGAGGTCCGCGCGGCCACCACGCTGGTCCAGGGCGGCGGCTACCTCCTGGGGGCGCTCGGCCCGGTGCTCGTGGGGTCCGCCCACGACGCGACCGGGGGGTGGACGGCGCCGCTGCTCGTGCTGCTCGGGTCGGTGGCCGTGCTCCTGGTGGCGGGGACGGCGGGGGTGCCGCGCCGCGAGCCCGGGAGGGTGTAG
- a CDS encoding ATP-binding cassette domain-containing protein, whose translation MALLEARGVRKSYGHVQVLHGVDFEAEAGQVTALIGDNGAGKSTLVKILSGAVALDAGQLRLRGEAVRLTSPEHARTLGIETVYQDLALAPELGPAENVFAGRELLRPGLLGRLGVLDKKTMRARAQEAFTSMGTDVKDLDAAVAALSGGQRQSVAICRAVMWAKDLVFLDEPTAALGVRQTGKVLELVRRVADSGVGVVLISHNMTEVLEVADSVQVLRLGRRVASLPARGTTVADLVGAMTGALDTPVADARADERTQR comes from the coding sequence GTGGCGCTGCTGGAGGCACGGGGCGTGCGCAAGTCCTACGGGCACGTGCAGGTGCTGCACGGGGTCGACTTCGAGGCCGAGGCCGGCCAGGTCACCGCGCTCATCGGTGACAACGGCGCGGGCAAGAGCACGCTGGTCAAGATCCTCTCCGGGGCCGTCGCCCTCGACGCGGGCCAGCTGCGCCTGCGGGGGGAGGCCGTCCGGCTGACCTCGCCCGAGCACGCCAGGACCCTCGGGATCGAGACCGTCTACCAGGACCTCGCCCTGGCCCCCGAGCTCGGGCCGGCCGAGAACGTCTTCGCCGGCCGGGAGCTGCTGCGGCCCGGCCTGCTGGGGCGCCTCGGCGTGCTCGACAAGAAGACCATGCGCGCTCGCGCGCAGGAGGCGTTCACCTCCATGGGCACCGACGTCAAGGACCTCGACGCCGCCGTCGCGGCCCTGTCGGGCGGCCAGCGCCAGTCCGTGGCCATCTGCCGCGCCGTGATGTGGGCGAAGGACCTCGTCTTCCTCGACGAGCCCACGGCGGCGCTCGGCGTGCGCCAGACCGGGAAGGTGCTCGAGCTGGTGCGCCGCGTCGCCGACTCCGGGGTCGGCGTGGTGCTGATCTCCCACAACATGACGGAGGTGCTCGAGGTGGCCGACAGCGTGCAGGTGCTCCGGCTGGGGCGGCGGGTGGCGTCGCTGCCCGCCCGCGGCACCACCGTCGCCGACCTCGTCGGCGCCATGACCGGGGCGCTCGACACCCCCGTCGCCGACGCCCGCGCCGACGAGCGGACCCAGCGGTGA